The Kitasatospora albolonga nucleotide sequence GCGCGTGTCGCTCCCGGTGCTCCCCCACCCCCTTGACCGAAAGTTACTTCCCCTATATCCGTATCATCTTGGAAGTTTCTTTCAGTCAGGGAAGGAGCTCACGTGCCCCACCGCACCTCACGACGCACCCTCCTCACCGCCACCGCCGCCGCCACGGTCGCAGCCGCCACCGGAGTCCTCGCCACCGGCACCGCATCCGCGCACCCCGCGTCCGGCCACCCCCACGACACCGCCTCCACCGACCGCCGACTGCGGCGGATCATCGCCGGAATGAGCCTGGAGGAGAAGGTCGGCCAGCTCTTCGTGATGCGGGTGTACGGGCACTCCGCCACGGACCCCGACCAGGCCGACATCGACGCGAACCTCCGGGAGATCGGGGTCCGCACCGCCGCCGAGCTGGTCTCCACGTACCACGTCGGCGGGATCATCTACTTCACCTGGGCGCACAACACCCGCGACCCGCACCAGATCGCCGCCCTCTCCAACGGCATCCAGCACGCCGCCCGCACCGCCCGCTCCGGCGTACCGGTGATCATCTCCACCGACCAGGAGCACGGCATCGTCTGCCGGGTCGGCGAGCCCGCCACGCTGCTGCCGGGCGCGATGGCGCTGGGTGCGGGCGGCTCGCGCTCCGACACCCGGCGGGCGGCCTGGATCGCGGGCACGGAGCTGGCCGCGCTCGGCATCAGCCAGAACTACGCGCCGGACGCCGACGTCAACGTCAACCCCGCCAACCCCGTGATCGGCGTCCGCTCCTTCGGCTCCGACCCCGAGGCGGTGGCCGGACTCGTCGCGGCGCAGGTGAAGGGGTACCAGGGCGCCGGGATCGCGGCCACCGCCAAGCACTTCCCCGGCCACGGCGACACCAACGTCGACAGCCACACCGGGCTGCCCGTCATCGAGCACACCCGGCCGGAGTGGGAGGAGCTGGACGCGCCGCCGTTCCGGGCCGCGATCCGGGCCCGTATCGACTCGATCATGACCGCGCACATCGTGGTCCCGGCGCTCGACCCGTCCGAGGACCCGGCCACGCTCTCCCGGCCGATCCTCACCGGCATCCTCCGCGAGGAGCTGGGCTACGACGGGGTGGTGGTCACGGACTCGCTCGGCATGGAGGGCGTACGGACGAAGTACGGCG carries:
- a CDS encoding beta-N-acetylhexosaminidase — its product is MPHRTSRRTLLTATAAATVAAATGVLATGTASAHPASGHPHDTASTDRRLRRIIAGMSLEEKVGQLFVMRVYGHSATDPDQADIDANLREIGVRTAAELVSTYHVGGIIYFTWAHNTRDPHQIAALSNGIQHAARTARSGVPVIISTDQEHGIVCRVGEPATLLPGAMALGAGGSRSDTRRAAWIAGTELAALGISQNYAPDADVNVNPANPVIGVRSFGSDPEAVAGLVAAQVKGYQGAGIAATAKHFPGHGDTNVDSHTGLPVIEHTRPEWEELDAPPFRAAIRARIDSIMTAHIVVPALDPSEDPATLSRPILTGILREELGYDGVVVTDSLGMEGVRTKYGDDRVPVLALLAGVDQLLNPPNLSVAWNAVLEAVKGGEISEARVDESILRILRLKTKLGLFRDPFVSGRGVDRTVGIRRHLADADRIAERTTTLLADPGALLPLSRRSHRRLLVVGADPASPSGTTGPPTTTLAGAFTELGFTATALSTGTAPNPARTAEAVAAAQGKDAVVVATYNLTAASTQLALVDALVATGVPVVAVAIRNPYDAAHLTGRGVAAVLASYSWTDVELRAAARVIAGRADPEGRLPVPVQRADDPAQVLYPVGHGLSY